A single region of the Triticum dicoccoides isolate Atlit2015 ecotype Zavitan chromosome 2B, WEW_v2.0, whole genome shotgun sequence genome encodes:
- the LOC119362169 gene encoding uncharacterized protein LOC119362169, protein MAPPPITYSNRPPRSPQATPSRRGVTWSATVAQNRGLGFSSESKGIGGWKGPRRSLHGGDRHQRRRHRRDQLAGQGFPPVSPPPQPPPSARTRWDKTGCTEVGLGFFRSDARSGEKILSPRATQGRATHAVHTATGVGQHQRTPLAAESTPPTARGRRPSTQRPTLPATTRMTSPKRSDNRLVIAGTISACFGARRK, encoded by the exons ATGGCACCACCACCAATCACATACAGCAACAGGCCTCCTCGCAGTCCCCaagcgacgccttcaagaaggggagtGACATGGAGTGCCACCGTCGCCCAAAACAGGGGACTAGGATTTTCATCCGAAAGCAAGGGAATTGGTGGGTGGAAAGGACCTCGACGAAGCCTCCATGGAGGGGATCGGCACCAGCGGCGTCGACATCGTCGTGACCAACTCGCCggtcaagggtttcccccggtctcACCCCCACCCCAACCACCCCCGTCGGCAAGAACCAGATGGGACAAGACAGGTTGCACGGAGGTGGGGTTGGGTTTCTTCAGATCAGACGCCAGGTCCGGCGAGAAGATCCTGTCGCCGCGCGCCACGCAAGGGCGAGCAACCCATGCCGTCCACACGGCCACGGGTGTTGGCCAGCACCAACGGACGCCACTCGCCGCAGAGTCGACGCCGCCCACcgcccggggccgccgccccagcacCCAAAGACCAACCTTGCCTGCCACCACAAGGATGACAAGCCCCAAGCGCTCAG ACAACCGCCTCGTCATCGCCGGGACGATATCGGCATGTTTTGGGGCTCGCAGAAAATGA